In Saccharolobus solfataricus, a genomic segment contains:
- a CDS encoding valine--tRNA ligase yields MLFSLRNFISYSNLYLYKNVCIGGQLLLNQDEILKKMEEWPKHYNPKEIEEKWQKIWLSEEYWRDVFRFRDEDDKAPRFVIDTPPPFTSGELHMGHAYWVTIADTIGRFKRLEGYNVLLPQGWDTQGLPTELKVQYKLGIPKDNRQLFLQKCIEWTEEMIKKMKEAMIRLGYRPEWERFEYKTYEPKYRKIIQKSLIDMYKMNLIEMREGPVIWCPKCETALAQSEVGYLEKEGILAYIKFPLKEGGEIVIATTRPELLAATQAIAVNPMDERYKNLVGKIALVPIFNIEVKIISDADVEKEFGTGAVMISTYGDPQDIKWQLKYNLPIKVIVDEKGRIINTNGILDGLKIEQARNKMIELLKTKGYLVKVEKIKHNVLSHVERSDCLSPVEFLVKKQIYIKVLDKKQKLLEEYKKMKFKPARMSYYLEDWIKSIEWDWNITRQRIYGTPLPFWYCENGHLVPAKEEDLPIDPIKTSPPLEKCPLCGSELKPVTDVADVWIDSSVTVLYLTKFYEDKNVFNRTFPASLRLQGTDIIRTWLFYTFFRTLMLANNVPFTTVLVNGQVLGPDGTRMSKSKGNVVSPLDRVNDFGADAIRMALLDASIGDDFPFKWDIVKGKKMLLQKLWNASRLVYPFIAKQRLDKPKSLHIVDKWILQEHKKFVTKAINAYENYDFYLVLQELYNYFWEIVADEYLEMIKHRLFDDDNSAKYTIQRIIRDIIILLHPIAPHITEEIYSRLFGHKKSVLLEELPKVDDIEENKRIDELGEVIKKTNSLIRSEKIKNRLSMNTPVSVKLYASKQVIELINEVKDDVMKTLKVTNLELIESNEEKVEIKTANQSMGV; encoded by the coding sequence TTGCTATTCTCATTACGAAATTTTATAAGCTATTCGAATTTATATTTATATAAAAACGTCTGTATAGGTGGTCAATTATTGTTAAACCAAGATGAAATTTTAAAGAAGATGGAAGAGTGGCCAAAACACTATAACCCTAAGGAAATTGAGGAAAAATGGCAAAAGATATGGCTAAGTGAGGAATATTGGAGAGACGTATTTAGATTCAGAGATGAGGACGATAAAGCACCAAGATTTGTTATTGATACTCCTCCCCCTTTTACTAGCGGAGAACTTCATATGGGGCACGCGTATTGGGTTACAATAGCTGATACTATAGGTAGGTTTAAGAGATTAGAAGGATATAATGTACTATTACCTCAAGGATGGGACACACAAGGTTTACCTACTGAACTAAAAGTGCAATATAAGTTAGGAATCCCGAAAGATAATAGGCAACTATTTCTCCAGAAATGTATAGAATGGACAGAAGAAATGATTAAGAAAATGAAGGAGGCAATGATTAGACTAGGTTATAGGCCAGAATGGGAAAGATTTGAATATAAGACATATGAGCCAAAATATAGAAAAATTATCCAGAAAAGTCTTATTGACATGTATAAAATGAATTTAATTGAGATGAGAGAAGGCCCAGTAATTTGGTGCCCTAAGTGTGAGACTGCATTAGCACAAAGTGAAGTAGGTTACTTAGAGAAGGAGGGAATTCTTGCCTATATAAAATTTCCATTAAAAGAAGGAGGAGAAATAGTAATAGCGACTACCAGACCTGAATTACTAGCTGCTACACAAGCTATCGCCGTAAATCCAATGGATGAAAGATATAAGAATTTAGTAGGAAAAATAGCATTGGTACCAATATTTAATATCGAGGTCAAAATAATATCTGACGCGGATGTGGAAAAGGAATTCGGAACCGGAGCAGTAATGATAAGTACTTATGGCGATCCCCAAGATATAAAGTGGCAATTGAAATACAACTTACCGATTAAGGTTATAGTTGACGAAAAAGGAAGGATAATAAATACAAATGGAATACTTGATGGATTGAAAATTGAACAAGCTAGAAATAAAATGATAGAACTCCTAAAGACTAAAGGATACCTTGTTAAAGTAGAGAAGATAAAGCACAATGTACTATCACACGTTGAGAGAAGTGATTGTCTATCTCCAGTAGAATTCTTAGTTAAAAAGCAAATATACATTAAAGTTTTAGATAAGAAGCAAAAATTATTAGAAGAATATAAAAAGATGAAATTTAAACCGGCTAGAATGTCCTATTATCTCGAGGATTGGATAAAGAGTATAGAGTGGGATTGGAATATAACTAGGCAAAGGATTTATGGTACGCCATTACCGTTTTGGTACTGCGAAAATGGGCATTTAGTACCAGCTAAAGAAGAGGACTTGCCAATAGATCCTATCAAAACTAGCCCGCCATTAGAGAAATGTCCATTATGCGGATCAGAACTTAAACCAGTTACCGATGTTGCAGACGTGTGGATAGACTCTAGCGTAACAGTCCTTTACCTAACCAAGTTCTATGAAGATAAAAACGTTTTCAATAGGACTTTCCCAGCATCACTTAGACTTCAAGGTACTGATATAATTAGAACTTGGTTATTCTATACCTTCTTTAGGACTTTAATGTTAGCTAATAATGTACCTTTTACTACAGTTCTTGTTAATGGTCAAGTCCTTGGACCAGATGGAACTAGAATGAGTAAAAGTAAGGGAAATGTAGTATCACCATTAGATAGAGTTAATGATTTTGGAGCAGATGCGATTAGAATGGCTCTTCTAGACGCAAGTATTGGTGACGATTTTCCATTTAAATGGGATATAGTGAAAGGAAAGAAGATGTTATTGCAAAAATTATGGAATGCAAGTAGACTAGTCTACCCTTTCATAGCAAAACAAAGACTTGATAAACCTAAAAGCCTACATATAGTAGACAAATGGATCTTACAAGAACATAAGAAATTCGTAACTAAAGCAATAAATGCATATGAGAATTACGACTTTTATTTAGTACTTCAAGAGCTATATAACTATTTCTGGGAGATCGTAGCTGACGAGTATTTGGAAATGATAAAGCATAGGTTATTTGATGACGATAACTCTGCAAAATATACTATACAGAGAATAATAAGAGATATAATCATATTGCTTCATCCTATCGCACCTCATATAACAGAGGAAATTTACTCAAGGCTATTTGGCCACAAGAAGAGTGTTCTCCTAGAAGAATTACCAAAAGTAGATGATATTGAGGAGAATAAAAGAATAGATGAACTTGGAGAAGTAATAAAGAAAACGAACTCGCTCATAAGATCAGAGAAGATAAAGAATAGATTATCAATGAATACTCCAGTTAGTGTAAAATTGTACGCTTCTAAGCAAGTTATTGAATTAATTAATGAAGTGAAAGATGACGTAATGAAGACATTAAAGGTAACTAATCTTGAACTAATAGAATCGAATGAAGAAAAAGTGGAAATTAAAACTGCTAATCAGTCCATGGGAGTTTAG
- a CDS encoding DNA-directed RNA polymerase subunit K: MGLERDEILSQDLHFNEVFISLWQNRLTRYEIARVISARALQLAMGAPALIDINNLSSTDVISIAEEEFRRGVLPITIRRRLPNGKIILLSLRKS, translated from the coding sequence ATGGGATTAGAGAGGGATGAAATTTTGTCCCAAGATTTACATTTTAATGAAGTTTTTATTTCCTTATGGCAGAATAGACTAACTAGATACGAGATTGCCAGAGTAATAAGTGCTAGAGCATTACAATTAGCCATGGGTGCACCAGCATTAATTGATATAAATAACTTAAGTTCGACTGATGTTATAAGTATAGCTGAGGAGGAGTTTAGGAGAGGAGTTCTTCCAATAACTATTAGAAGAAGATTACCAAATGGAAAAATAATTTTATTATCTCTTAGAAAGAGTTAA
- a CDS encoding DNA topoisomerase I, with the protein MNLCNVNNYYLIIAEKSKAAKKIAEALSEKPILCRKYNVSYWIIKDHNSSKYVIVPAAGHLFGLKGESGFPVYDADWKPLWEIDKNSYYTKRYYQLISSLSKYALGFINACDYDIEGSVIGYLIIKNLGDIKKAKRMKFSALTKSDILSAFRNISALDYDMINAGIARHKIDWLWGINVSRALMISLQDFAKKRVILSAGRVQSPTLVQVVNSEIERNLFIPLPKFTVSIIVKIKDYSLNIKVNKEFEKITEAKEFLNKLINKTVKVVEVENRVRLLERPSPFNLTDLQIEAGRIYGISPYNVERIAEDLYLDGLISYPRTNSQKIPSTISIYNIIKGLENSSYRKLVDLVRKITGGKYVVKQGIKDDPAHPAIHPTGEAPKNLPNSKFKIYDLIARRFLGSVSADAKLSNTIYTLKVSDFPLEFTVSYTKILERNWLDIYHFHNVKEDKPIFLSKGDEGKIVDGKVNISLSKPTSRYTKVSLLKWMESSNLGTEATRGRIIEILVKRKYLTNNGRYIIPTKLGFYIAEILNKFFPDIVDVRMTADMESKLEMIKTGKVLESKVIKENIEKLNKFIEEYKVNKDKVGESLAKALGLIKIVKCKYCDLEQYKDGLCKYHYEAKVRLLDAVEIWKERTKYDHKKILKRISSSKSTGKYVKDIVTYMLSSE; encoded by the coding sequence ATGAATTTATGTAATGTAAACAACTATTACCTTATAATTGCAGAAAAATCAAAAGCTGCTAAAAAAATCGCAGAAGCTCTTTCAGAGAAGCCTATTTTGTGTAGAAAATATAACGTTAGTTATTGGATAATAAAAGATCACAATAGCAGCAAATATGTTATAGTTCCTGCAGCAGGACATCTTTTTGGGTTAAAAGGCGAGAGCGGTTTTCCGGTATATGATGCGGACTGGAAACCTCTATGGGAAATTGATAAGAATAGTTACTATACAAAAAGGTACTATCAACTTATCTCATCTCTTAGCAAGTATGCTTTAGGTTTTATCAATGCTTGTGATTACGATATAGAAGGTTCTGTAATCGGCTATTTAATAATCAAAAATCTAGGCGATATTAAGAAGGCTAAACGAATGAAATTTTCAGCACTGACTAAAAGTGATATATTATCTGCATTTAGAAACATTTCTGCATTAGATTACGATATGATAAACGCTGGAATAGCCAGACATAAAATTGACTGGCTATGGGGAATTAACGTTAGTAGGGCTCTTATGATCTCTCTACAAGATTTCGCAAAGAAAAGAGTGATATTAAGTGCGGGTAGGGTTCAAAGTCCAACTCTAGTTCAAGTTGTCAACTCGGAAATTGAAAGAAACCTATTTATTCCCCTACCTAAATTTACCGTTTCAATTATCGTGAAAATTAAAGATTATTCATTAAACATTAAGGTAAATAAGGAATTCGAAAAAATTACCGAAGCAAAGGAATTCTTAAACAAACTAATAAATAAAACAGTAAAAGTTGTTGAAGTTGAAAATAGGGTTAGGTTATTAGAAAGACCCTCTCCATTTAATCTTACTGATCTCCAAATAGAAGCTGGCAGAATATATGGTATATCCCCATATAACGTAGAACGTATAGCAGAAGATCTTTATTTGGACGGTCTAATAAGTTACCCAAGAACTAACAGTCAAAAAATTCCATCAACTATCAGCATTTATAATATAATCAAAGGCTTAGAGAACAGTTCGTATAGGAAACTAGTTGATTTAGTAAGGAAAATCACTGGGGGGAAATATGTAGTTAAGCAGGGCATTAAGGATGATCCTGCACACCCCGCAATCCACCCTACTGGTGAAGCTCCCAAAAACTTACCTAATAGCAAATTCAAGATATATGACTTAATAGCAAGAAGATTTTTGGGGTCAGTATCTGCTGATGCTAAATTATCTAATACTATTTACACCTTGAAAGTTAGTGATTTCCCATTAGAGTTTACGGTCTCATATACAAAAATACTAGAAAGAAATTGGCTAGATATATATCACTTTCATAATGTAAAAGAAGATAAACCAATATTTCTCTCAAAAGGTGATGAGGGTAAAATAGTAGATGGAAAAGTAAATATTAGTTTAAGCAAGCCCACTTCTAGGTATACAAAGGTTTCATTACTCAAATGGATGGAGTCTTCTAATTTGGGTACAGAAGCCACTAGAGGAAGAATAATCGAGATCTTAGTAAAGAGAAAATATTTAACTAACAATGGGCGATACATAATTCCTACAAAATTGGGATTCTATATTGCTGAAATATTAAACAAATTTTTCCCAGATATAGTTGATGTTAGGATGACTGCAGATATGGAAAGTAAATTAGAAATGATAAAGACTGGCAAAGTTTTGGAAAGCAAAGTGATTAAAGAAAACATAGAAAAATTAAATAAATTCATAGAGGAATACAAGGTAAATAAGGATAAAGTAGGAGAGTCATTAGCTAAAGCGTTAGGTCTTATAAAAATTGTTAAGTGTAAGTATTGTGATCTGGAGCAGTATAAGGATGGATTATGTAAATATCACTATGAAGCCAAAGTAAGGCTTTTAGATGCTGTGGAAATTTGGAAAGAAAGGACAAAATATGATCATAAAAAGATTTTAAAGAGAATTAGTAGTAGTAAATCAACGGGTAAATACGTAAAAGATATAGTAACTTATATGCTAAGCAGTGAATGA
- a CDS encoding D-2-hydroxyacid dehydrogenase has product METIQGVNSIGKLDFKVLITDPVDQYMIRTLQNNGLIVDYKPEITREELLKIIDQYQVLIVRSRTKVDKEIIRYGVNLKIIARAGIGLDNIDTEEASKRNIKIVYAPGASTDSAAELTIGLLIAAARKLYDSMNMAKGGIFKKIEGIELAGKTIGIVGFGRIGTKVAKVCKALDMNVIAYDVINIKEKANIVGVRVAESLEELLKNSDVITFHVTVGKDAKPILNKDTFNYIKDNAIIINTSRAVVIDGKALLEYIDKKHLTYATDVLWNEPPKEDWEIKLLRHERVIVTTHIGAQTKEAQHRVAVVTTDNLITALKEIGVLK; this is encoded by the coding sequence ATGGAGACTATACAAGGTGTAAACTCTATAGGCAAATTAGATTTCAAAGTATTAATAACTGATCCAGTAGATCAATATATGATAAGAACTTTACAAAATAATGGACTAATTGTCGATTATAAGCCCGAAATCACAAGAGAGGAATTACTAAAGATAATAGACCAGTACCAAGTTTTAATAGTAAGAAGCAGAACTAAGGTAGACAAGGAGATAATCCGTTATGGTGTTAATCTTAAGATTATAGCCAGAGCTGGGATAGGACTAGACAATATAGATACAGAGGAGGCGTCTAAGAGAAATATAAAAATTGTGTATGCGCCCGGGGCTTCTACAGATTCTGCAGCAGAACTTACTATAGGATTACTTATCGCCGCAGCTAGAAAACTATATGATTCCATGAATATGGCAAAGGGTGGCATATTCAAGAAGATAGAGGGAATTGAATTAGCAGGGAAGACAATAGGTATTGTTGGATTCGGTAGAATAGGTACCAAAGTAGCTAAGGTATGTAAGGCATTAGATATGAACGTAATTGCATATGACGTTATTAATATAAAGGAAAAGGCGAATATAGTTGGAGTCAGAGTAGCTGAAAGTTTAGAAGAATTACTAAAGAACTCAGATGTGATAACCTTTCATGTTACAGTAGGTAAAGATGCTAAGCCAATCCTTAACAAAGATACATTTAATTACATTAAAGATAATGCAATCATAATCAACACCAGTAGAGCTGTAGTGATAGATGGGAAAGCATTACTAGAATATATTGATAAAAAACACTTAACTTACGCTACAGATGTTTTGTGGAATGAACCACCTAAAGAAGATTGGGAGATTAAATTATTAAGACACGAGAGAGTGATAGTAACTACTCACATTGGTGCCCAAACTAAAGAAGCACAGCATAGAGTTGCGGTAGTTACAACAGATAATCTCATTACTGCTTTAAAGGAAATCGGTGTTCTCAAATGA
- a CDS encoding NAD(P)/FAD-dependent oxidoreductase: MRIAILGGGVAGSTLAYLLSRINYEVTIFDINQHYVKPCGDIVPNIYTPPFNWKETFGIRRFSFYIDGEKIYDVEYRHTKWLVIDKWKWINDMRKSSKVIVTHDNNAKEFDYVIDSRGPYPMDREVVYTTRAIIETEEFDDEAILEFNTRYTGFYWIFPSKENEYNIGAGFLEYKNSKELLNYYLRKRFKNFEVKDIRGAPISIGSVKNKKLRIGEARGLVFPLSGEGIRPSAISAEYAFEAIHKEKDLDGFLNEKLSIIEKRIKIQKMLLDLYRYSSLNLRKTFMRIFFKNEVLIDTYLEDKMDLNGIIESLKSVRANGGIIRKFEEQER; encoded by the coding sequence ATGAGAATAGCAATTCTGGGAGGGGGAGTCGCAGGTTCTACGTTAGCGTACTTACTCTCAAGGATTAACTATGAAGTCACAATCTTTGATATTAATCAACATTACGTTAAACCGTGTGGAGATATAGTCCCAAACATCTATACTCCTCCCTTTAATTGGAAGGAAACTTTTGGTATAAGGAGATTCTCCTTTTATATAGATGGCGAAAAAATTTATGACGTTGAATATAGACATACTAAGTGGCTAGTTATTGATAAATGGAAGTGGATAAACGATATGCGAAAAAGTTCAAAAGTAATAGTAACCCATGATAATAACGCTAAAGAATTTGATTACGTAATAGATAGTAGAGGGCCTTATCCAATGGATAGAGAGGTAGTTTATACTACTAGAGCTATAATAGAAACTGAGGAGTTTGACGATGAGGCTATATTGGAATTTAATACCCGTTATACCGGTTTTTATTGGATATTTCCTAGCAAAGAAAACGAATATAATATCGGAGCTGGTTTTTTGGAATACAAGAATTCGAAAGAATTGCTTAATTATTATTTAAGGAAGAGGTTTAAGAATTTCGAAGTTAAGGATATCAGAGGAGCCCCTATTAGTATTGGGAGTGTTAAAAATAAGAAGTTAAGGATAGGGGAGGCAAGAGGACTTGTCTTCCCACTGAGCGGTGAGGGAATAAGGCCATCAGCTATCTCAGCTGAGTATGCCTTTGAGGCTATACATAAAGAAAAAGATCTGGATGGGTTTCTTAACGAGAAGCTCAGTATTATAGAGAAAAGAATTAAAATTCAAAAAATGCTACTAGATTTATACAGATATTCTAGTTTAAATTTAAGAAAGACTTTTATGAGAATATTCTTTAAGAATGAAGTTCTCATAGATACATACTTAGAGGATAAGATGGATTTGAATGGAATAATTGAGTCCTTAAAGAGTGTGAGAGCGAATGGAGGTATTATTAGAAAATTCGAAGAGCAAGAAAGGTAA
- a CDS encoding aminotransferase class V-fold PLP-dependent enzyme, translating to MMLIPGPVNVPYSVLQASLNLVNHRSEKFRETVKTLEFLMNKHFGSTRVALLSGSGTLAVESMVYSLVKREEKVITFPYGEFGHRLEESLIRRGAKVISYQKKLGESFTVEEIKKAIEENKDATTVALVHNETSTGIAFRDLKKIADVVKGVGLKLLVDSVSGFAAYPLYVNQWKIDCVVTGSQKALASIPGVGFAALSEEGVNELVESDLPSYLDLSFHLKFQDKGETPFTPTVGAFFASRRAAELLDKEGIENRWKRHEACARYLREVMLEMGFKLLGNDTNFSNTVVAAFPPIPLDTFMSELKKRNIEISKGMGELRDKIVRIGILGVVDDRAIRRLVGSMGEILKKNVEFEVPRECKLPEELKVEVLWD from the coding sequence ATGATGTTAATTCCCGGTCCAGTTAATGTGCCGTATAGTGTTTTACAAGCCTCTCTTAATTTAGTGAATCATAGATCGGAGAAATTTAGAGAAACAGTAAAAACATTGGAGTTTTTAATGAATAAACACTTTGGATCTACTCGTGTAGCGCTACTAAGCGGCTCCGGCACTTTAGCAGTAGAGTCTATGGTCTATTCGTTAGTGAAAAGAGAGGAGAAAGTAATAACATTTCCTTATGGTGAATTTGGACATAGATTAGAAGAATCGCTAATTAGACGTGGAGCAAAAGTAATTAGTTATCAGAAAAAATTGGGAGAATCCTTCACTGTTGAGGAAATAAAAAAGGCTATTGAGGAAAATAAAGATGCTACCACAGTAGCGTTAGTTCACAATGAAACTAGTACTGGTATAGCATTTAGAGACCTTAAAAAGATAGCTGATGTTGTAAAAGGCGTAGGGTTAAAGCTTCTTGTCGATTCAGTATCAGGGTTTGCAGCTTATCCGCTTTATGTTAATCAATGGAAAATTGATTGTGTAGTAACTGGCAGCCAGAAGGCTTTAGCAAGTATACCCGGGGTCGGATTTGCTGCGTTGTCTGAGGAGGGTGTGAATGAACTGGTAGAGTCAGATTTACCTAGTTATCTCGATTTATCATTTCACTTGAAGTTTCAGGATAAGGGAGAAACGCCATTTACTCCTACTGTGGGTGCGTTTTTTGCTTCTCGAAGGGCTGCTGAATTGCTGGATAAGGAAGGAATAGAAAATAGATGGAAGAGACATGAAGCTTGTGCAAGGTATTTAAGGGAAGTGATGTTGGAGATGGGATTTAAACTGTTAGGAAATGATACTAACTTTTCTAATACGGTAGTTGCGGCGTTTCCTCCTATCCCTCTAGATACATTTATGTCAGAGTTAAAAAAGAGAAACATAGAGATTTCTAAGGGTATGGGGGAGTTAAGGGATAAAATAGTAAGAATAGGAATTTTAGGTGTAGTTGACGATAGGGCAATTAGAAGATTAGTTGGTAGTATGGGTGAAATACTTAAAAAGAATGTTGAATTTGAGGTTCCAAGAGAATGTAAGTTGCCGGAAGAGTTAAAAGTTGAAGTTTTATGGGATTAG
- the cdvB gene encoding cell division protein CdvB, with amino-acid sequence MFDKLPFIFNNEKRRKAQLGKILTEISLKLKDQQTRLEEAIRRLKDRDKELFEKVVRAQVEGDDAKAKIYAQEIADIRRIIKVIYTAFLAIEKVRLKLDTVQELQGVSLVLYPVAKILGDLKDQIKGIAPEVAIALDSIISSVNGIAVETGAINDRGVVPAVVDEQARQILDEAQKMAEVKVRELLPDLPHPPVEQSSRASQAKPTIRKITERELLDYIVNNGGFLDIEHFSKVYGVEKQEVVKLLEALKNKGLIAVES; translated from the coding sequence ATGTTTGATAAGTTACCATTTATTTTTAACAACGAGAAGAGGCGAAAGGCTCAACTAGGTAAGATACTCACTGAAATATCATTAAAATTAAAAGATCAACAGACTAGATTAGAAGAGGCCATAAGAAGATTAAAGGATAGAGATAAGGAATTGTTCGAGAAAGTAGTAAGAGCCCAAGTAGAAGGAGATGATGCAAAAGCGAAAATATATGCACAAGAAATAGCTGACATCAGAAGAATAATAAAAGTAATTTACACAGCATTCCTCGCTATCGAGAAAGTTAGACTAAAACTAGATACCGTGCAAGAACTGCAAGGTGTTTCTTTGGTATTATATCCCGTTGCTAAAATATTAGGCGATTTGAAGGATCAAATAAAAGGGATCGCTCCAGAAGTGGCAATAGCCTTAGACTCTATTATAAGTAGCGTAAACGGAATAGCAGTAGAAACGGGTGCAATAAACGATAGAGGAGTAGTTCCTGCAGTAGTAGATGAACAAGCTAGGCAAATTTTAGACGAAGCACAAAAAATGGCTGAAGTTAAAGTTAGGGAATTATTACCAGATCTACCACATCCACCAGTAGAGCAATCGTCAAGGGCGTCACAAGCTAAACCCACAATAAGGAAGATCACTGAAAGAGAACTATTGGATTACATAGTAAATAATGGTGGCTTCCTAGATATAGAACACTTTAGCAAAGTATATGGTGTTGAAAAACAAGAAGTAGTAAAGCTTCTTGAAGCATTAAAGAATAAGGGACTAATAGCGGTGGAGAGTTAA
- the cdvC gene encoding cell division protein CdvC — MSAQVMLEDMARKYAILAVKADKEGKVEDAITYYKKAIEVLSQIIVLYPESVARTAYEQMINEYKKRISYLEKVLPASSDGSGDNTSPPEEVVITEKPKVSFKDIVGLDDVKEALREAIIYPTKRPDLFPLGWPRGILLYGPPGCGKTMIAAAVANEIDSIFMQLDAASVMSKWLGEAEKNVANVFKMAREESKKQNKPAIIFIDELDALLGVYSTEVGGEARVRNQFLKEMDGLLDKSENYKVYVIGATNKPWRLDEAFLRRFQKRIYVPLPDYEQRLSLFKYYTSKIKLDTEVSLEELAKLTEGYTASDIRDIVQAAHIKVVKEMFKNNLGEPRTITLQDFKDILKVRMPSVNPELIKAYEAWTEKFKAL; from the coding sequence ATGAGTGCACAAGTAATGTTAGAAGATATGGCTAGAAAATATGCTATTCTTGCAGTAAAGGCTGATAAGGAGGGTAAGGTAGAGGATGCAATAACGTATTATAAGAAGGCTATAGAAGTTTTAAGTCAAATCATAGTCCTCTATCCAGAATCAGTGGCAAGAACTGCGTATGAGCAGATGATTAATGAATATAAGAAAAGAATAAGTTACTTGGAAAAGGTCTTGCCAGCATCTAGTGATGGTAGTGGAGACAATACAAGTCCGCCAGAGGAAGTAGTAATTACAGAGAAGCCAAAGGTCTCATTTAAGGACATAGTGGGTTTAGATGATGTAAAAGAGGCATTAAGAGAAGCAATAATATATCCAACTAAGAGACCAGACCTATTCCCATTAGGCTGGCCAAGAGGAATCTTATTGTATGGTCCTCCCGGTTGTGGTAAAACTATGATAGCTGCAGCTGTAGCAAACGAGATAGACTCAATTTTCATGCAATTAGATGCTGCCTCAGTGATGTCAAAGTGGTTAGGAGAAGCAGAGAAGAATGTAGCAAACGTATTCAAAATGGCTAGGGAAGAATCTAAAAAGCAAAACAAGCCCGCAATAATATTTATAGATGAGTTAGACGCATTGCTAGGAGTTTACTCTACGGAGGTAGGAGGAGAAGCAAGAGTAAGAAACCAATTTCTAAAGGAAATGGATGGACTTTTGGACAAATCTGAAAACTATAAAGTATATGTTATAGGTGCCACGAATAAGCCTTGGAGGTTAGACGAAGCCTTCTTAAGAAGATTCCAGAAGAGAATATATGTACCATTACCAGATTACGAACAAAGACTATCATTATTCAAATATTATACCTCGAAGATTAAATTAGATACTGAAGTAAGCCTTGAAGAGTTGGCTAAATTAACTGAAGGATATACCGCCAGTGATATTAGGGATATAGTTCAGGCTGCACATATAAAAGTCGTTAAAGAAATGTTTAAGAATAATTTAGGTGAACCAAGAACAATTACGCTCCAAGACTTTAAGGATATATTAAAAGTAAGAATGCCAAGCGTTAATCCAGAATTAATAAAAGCTTATGAGGCTTGGACAGAGAAATTTAAGGCATTATAG
- a CDS encoding N-glycosylase/DNA lyase, whose translation MLRSLVQNPKVRARVLERVDEFRLNNLSNEEVWFRELTLCLLTANSSFISAYQALNCLGQKIYYANEEEIRNILKSCKYRFYNLKAKYIIMAREKVYGRLKEEIKPLADEDQQLARERLLNIKGIGMKEASHFLRNVGYFDLAIIDRHIIDFMRRIGAIGETNVKQLSKSLYISFENILKSIASNLNMSVGILDLFIWYKETNTIVK comes from the coding sequence GTGCTAAGAAGTCTAGTTCAAAATCCAAAAGTAAGAGCAAGAGTTCTGGAAAGAGTTGATGAATTTAGGTTAAATAATCTATCAAATGAGGAAGTATGGTTTAGAGAACTCACGCTATGCTTGTTAACTGCCAACTCGTCTTTCATTTCGGCCTATCAAGCCCTAAACTGTTTGGGGCAAAAAATCTATTATGCCAATGAGGAGGAAATCAGAAACATTCTTAAATCGTGTAAGTATAGATTTTATAATTTAAAAGCAAAATATATTATTATGGCTAGAGAGAAGGTTTATGGAAGGTTAAAAGAGGAGATAAAGCCTTTAGCGGATGAAGACCAACAATTGGCTAGGGAAAGGCTGCTAAATATAAAAGGAATAGGAATGAAAGAAGCCAGTCATTTTCTTAGAAATGTTGGATATTTCGATCTTGCAATTATTGATAGACATATAATAGATTTTATGAGGAGAATAGGCGCAATAGGAGAAACTAACGTTAAACAATTATCAAAAAGCCTCTATATATCTTTTGAGAATATTTTGAAAAGTATCGCTTCTAATTTAAATATGAGCGTCGGTATATTGGATTTGTTTATATGGTACAAGGAGACCAATACTATAGTTAAGTAG